In Zingiber officinale cultivar Zhangliang chromosome 6A, Zo_v1.1, whole genome shotgun sequence, a single genomic region encodes these proteins:
- the LOC121997260 gene encoding phospholipase A2-alpha-like: MKLSVSFSRLFVLLLLLLLSHISLYSVNALNVGMQFANAAIDKSVRQCSRTCESQHCTVLPFLRYGKYCGILYTGCPGEKPCDALDACCMVHDDCIGSKNNDYLDEECNGQMVECIEKVKASGTGQATFKGNQCSVEEVADLVEALLEAALLARRVIHNP; encoded by the exons ATGAAGCTTTCCGTGTCTTTTTCAAGGCTTTttgtgctgctgctgctgctgctgctgtcgCACATCAGTCTCTACTCCGTCAACGCGCTCAACGTCGGGATGCAGTTCGCCAACGCAGCCATCGACAAG AGCGTGAGACAATGCAGCCGGACGTGTGAATCTCAACATTGCACTG TGCTGCCTTTCTTGAGATACGGGAAGTACTGCGGCATTCTCTACACGGGGTGCCCTGGCGAGAAGCCCTGCGACGCCCTGGACGCCTGCTGCATGGTGCACGACGATTGCATCGGGTCCAAGAACA ATGACTACTTGGACGAGGAGTGCAACGGGCAGATGGTGGAGTGCATCGAGAAGGTGAAGGCGTCCGGCACGGGGCAGGCGACGTTCAAGGGGAACCAGTGCTCGGTGGAGGAGGTGGCGGATCTCGTCGAGGCGCTATTGGAGGCGGCGCTGTTGGCCAGAAGAGTGATCCACAACCCATGA
- the LOC121997259 gene encoding conserved oligomeric Golgi complex subunit 7-like, with amino-acid sequence MVVDLGEFGEEVFDPKRWINEALESRHPQDPLDRFLSDLEENLRASADKIADALDRESADALRRVPLACRDILRLRDDALSVRSLVSSILFALNKAEGTSAESIAAIAKIDIVKQRMEAAYETLQDAAGLTQLSASVEDVFASGDLQQAAETLANMRHCLSAVGEVAEFANVRKQLEVLEDRLEEMVQPRISDALQNRKVEDVQDLRRILVRIGRFKSLELQYIKIGIRPLRKLWEGFESRQQVNKLELEKHRDQTNSISFSSWLPSFYDEVLLYLEQEWKWCMNALPDDYISLVPKLLMETMSDLGASFVSRVNVATGDVVPETRSLNKGIIDILSGDMPKGTKVLHKHLESLIELHNMTGVFARNVQHLFSESDVQVLVRTLKAVYSPYETFKLKYGKMERAILSNEISRLDIRGAVARGLGAQGIELSETVRRMEESIPQVIMFLEAAVERCINFTGGSEVHELILVLDDIMLQYLSNLQDTLKSVRSIYGVDNISQSDQKKEGAAHIADMVSEEEEWSIVQGALQILTVADCLTSRTSVFEASLRATLARIGTTLSISVPGLSSDQSNEANGEQNEMGVAKRAGFDVGTLRLADAPDKARKLSYLLEQSKDPRFHSLPMTSQRVAAFSDTVNELVYDVLISKVHQCLSDVSRLPIWSLVEEQSSRPLPSFSAYPQAYITSVGEYLLTLPQQLEPLAEGISTSESRTEEAQFFATEWMFKVAEGATALFMEQLRGIQHITDRGAQQLSADIEYLNNVLSALSMTIPPFLNTFHVCISTPRDQLPDLIKSDSGNQLDIPTVHLVCKIRRISLDQ; translated from the exons ATGGTTGTGGATCTTGGGGAGTTCGGGGAGGAAGTTTTTGATCCAAAGCGATGGATCAACGAGGCGTTGGAGTCGCGCCACCCTCAGGATCCTCTCGATCGCTTCCTCTCCGACCTCGAGGAGAACCTCCGCGCCTCCGCCGACAAGATCGCCGACGCCCTCGACCGCGAAAGCGCTGACGCCCTTCGCCGAGTCCCTCTCGCTTGTCGCGACATCCTCCGCCTCCGAGATGACGCCCTCTCCGTCCGCTCCCTCGTCTCATCCATCCTCTTCGCCCTCAACAAG GCGGAGGGTACTTCTGCCGAGTCTATAGCCGCCATTGCTAAAATTGACATTGTCAAACAGCGGATGGAAGCAGCATACGAGACATTGCAG gaTGCTGCTGGCTTGACCCAATTAAGTGCGAGTGTGGAGGATGTTTTTGCAAGTGGGGATCTTCAGCAGGCTGCAGAAACCTTGGCCAATATGAGGCATTGCTTATCAGCTGTTGGTGAG GTTGCAGAATTTGCAAATGTGAGAAAACAGCTTGAAGTGTTGGAAGATAGGTTAGAAGAAATGGTTCAACCACGAATATCTGATGCTCTTCAAAATCGCAAG GTTGAAGATGTTCAAGATTTACGACGAATACTTGTTCGTATTGGAAGATTCAAATCTTTGGAATTGCAGTATATTAAAATAGGAATCAGGCCCTTGAGAAAACTTTGGGAAGGCTTTGAATCAAGACAGCAAGTTaacaaacttgaattggaaaAACACCGTGATCAAACTAACTCTATTTCTTTCTCTAGCTGGTTGCCAAGTTTCTATGATGAGGTTCTACTATATCTTGAACAAGAGTGGAAGTG GTGCATGAATGCCTTACCTGATGATTACATATCTCTTGTTCCGAAACTGTTAATGGAGACCATGTCTGATCTTGGTGCGAGTTTTGTGTCTCGTGTCAATGTTGCAACTGGAGATGTTGTTCCTGAAACAAGATCATTAAACAAAG GTATAATAGATATCCTTTCTGGGGACATGCCAAAGGGCACCAAAGTTCTACACAAGCATCTTGAGTCTCTTATTGAACTACACAACATGACGGGAGTTTTTGCAAGGAATGTTCAGCATTTATTTTCTGAATCTGATGTTCAAGTTCTAGTGAGAACTCTGAAGGCTGTTTATTCTCCTTATGAAACCTTTAAGCTGAA GTATGGTAAGATGGAGCGTGCTATTCTTTCTAATGAGATTTCTCGGTTAGACATTCGTGGTGCTGTTGCACGAGGTCTGGGCGCACAAGGTATAGAACTCAGTGAAACTGTCCGAAGGATGGAGGAATCTATTCCACAAGTTATTATGTTTCTTGAAGCTGCTGTTGAACGATGCATTAATTTCACTGGTGGTTCTGAGGTCCATGAGCTTATTTTGGTGCTTGATGACATAATGTTGCAATATCTTTCAAACCTCCAAGATACACTAAAATCTGTGCGATCCATATATGGGGTTGATAATATTTCACAAAGTGATCAAAAGAAGGAAGGAGCAGCACACATTGCCGATATGGTCTCTGAGGAGGAGGAATGGTCTATTGTTCAAGGAGCTTTGCAGATTCTTACAGTTGCTGACTGTCTAACTAGTCGTACATCTGTTTTTGAAGCTTCATTACGAGCAACTCTGGCTAGAATTGGCACAACTCTATCAATTTCTGTACCTGGGTTAAGTTCAGACCAATCTAATGAAGCTAATGGTGAACAGAATGAAATGGGTGTTGCTAAAAGGGCAGGTTTTGATGTTGGCACTCTGCGTCTTGCAGATGCACCTGATAAAGCCAGGAAGCTTTCGTATCTCCTTGAGCag TCCAAAGATCCACGATTTCATTCCCTTCCTATGACATCCCAAAGGGTTGCAGCATTTTCTGATACAGTTAATGAGCTTGTTTATGATGTTCTTATTTCTAAAGTTCATCAATGTCTAAGTGATGTGTCTCGGCTGCCAATTTGGTCGTTAGTGGAGGAGCAAAGTTCCCGTCCACTCCCAAGCTTTAGCGCATACCCACAGGCCTACATCACTAGTGTTGGAGAATATCTTCTTACTTTACCGCAGCAGTTAGAACCACTAGCTGAAGGTATCTCTACCAGTGAGTCTAGAACCGAGGAAGCTCAATTTTTTGCCACTGAATGGATGTTTAAG GTGGCTGAGGGTGCCACTGCCCTTTTCATGGAGCAACTAAGAGGAATTCAGCACATCACTGATAGAGGTGCTCAACAGCTATCAGCTGATATCGAGTACTTGAACAACGTCCTCTCTGCACTCTCCATGACCATCCCCCCATTCTTGAACACATTCCACGTCTGCATCTCAACCCCAAGAGACCAGCTTCCTGATCTCATCAAATCAGACAGTGGGAACCAGCTCGATATCCCCACAGTTCATCTTGTGTGCAAGATCCGTCGCATATCCTTAGACCAATGA